The DNA region GTAGCCCTCGGACGCCAGGACCACCCCAAGGGCCGTCTTGTGGTCCTCAACGACCCGGTCCACGTCCAGCCTGCCATCCGCCGCCTTCCAGCACAGGCTGAGCCATTGGTCCCCTATGACCGGGATGGTGACCTGGGTCTCCGGATCCCCCATCCGTACGTTGTACTCAAGGACCCATATGGACCCGTCGTCCCTCACCATGAGACCCATGTAAAGGATGCCCCTGTACCGGATCCCCATGGCCTTGAGGCCCCTAAGGGTGGGCTCCAGGACCTCCCCTCGGATCTTGGAGAGCAGTTCCTCCCTCTCCCAGGGGACCGGACAGTAGGCCCCCATGCCGCCGGTGTTGGGCCCCCGGTCCCCCTCGTAGGCCCTCTTGTGGTCCTGGCTGAGGGGGAGGATAATCCCCCTGTCTCCGTCCACCATGGCCAGGGCGGTGATCTCGAAGCCCCCTATGTGGTCCTCTATGACCACCTTGGAGCCCGCATCGCCCAGGATCCCGCGCTCTATCAGGTCCTCACAGTAACGGATCGCCTCATCTAGGTCCTGGGTTATCAGGACCCCCTTTCCCGCCGCCAGCCCGTCTGCCTTGATGACATAGGGGGGCCGTCGGATCGAGAGGGCCCTACGGCACTCCCTCACATTGGAACAGACGTCGAACTGGGCGGTCCTCACCGAGTTGTCCGTCATGAAGGCCTTGGCGAAGGCCTTGCTTCCCTCCAGCTGGGCCCCCTTGGAGCCCGGGCCAAGGACCCGGATCCCCGCATCCAGCAGAGGATCCGCCACCCCGGCCACAAGGGGGGCCTCGGGTCCCACTATGACCAGGTCCACCCCCAAGTCCTTCGCCGCCTTGAGCACCGCAGGGGGATCGCAGATGTCCAATGGGACGGACCTGCCCACGTTGGACGTTCCCCCGTTTCCGGGGGCCATGAAGACCTCCTGGACCTGTGGGGACCTGGAGACCCCCCAGCCCATGGCGTGTTCCCTTCCTCCGGATCCTAG from Thermanaerovibrio acidaminovorans DSM 6589 includes:
- the purD gene encoding phosphoribosylamine--glycine ligase — protein: MRVMILGSGGREHAMGWGVSRSPQVQEVFMAPGNGGTSNVGRSVPLDICDPPAVLKAAKDLGVDLVIVGPEAPLVAGVADPLLDAGIRVLGPGSKGAQLEGSKAFAKAFMTDNSVRTAQFDVCSNVRECRRALSIRRPPYVIKADGLAAGKGVLITQDLDEAIRYCEDLIERGILGDAGSKVVIEDHIGGFEITALAMVDGDRGIILPLSQDHKRAYEGDRGPNTGGMGAYCPVPWEREELLSKIRGEVLEPTLRGLKAMGIRYRGILYMGLMVRDDGSIWVLEYNVRMGDPETQVTIPVIGDQWLSLCWKAADGRLDVDRVVEDHKTALGVVLASEGYPARPITGRHIQGADPFDDGTSLVFHSGTRLESGGLVSSGGRVLTVVGIGEDLKEARERAYDRIRRIHLQGGFYRSDIGLRAMGEV